The sequence AAAAGGAAGAAAAAATGATGGAAGGAATTATGAAGCATATTCAAAAGGAATATAATTCTTCTATTGATCAGTTTAGTCATGATGTTATGATCTCACATTTAGACCTGTTGCTGAATTATTCCAACCGGTTTTATAATCGCCAGTTTCTCACAAGAAAATCTGCCAGCAGCAATCAGCTGGTTAAATTAGATGATCTGCTCACGGATTATTTCAGAAGTGATAAGATTCAGAAGCTCGGACTTCCACCGGTTCACTATATTTCGGACAAACTTAACGTTTCAGCCAATTATTTAAGCGACATGTTACGGAGCCTTACTGGGCAAAGCACGCAGCAACACATTCACAACAAGCTTATTGAAGTTGCAAAAGAATCTCTAACTACTACACAACTCTCAGTAAGTGAGATTGCCTATCAATTAGGATTTGAGCACCCTCAAAGTTTTAATAAATTATTCAAAAGCAAAACCAATCTTTCGCCGCTTGAGTTCAGAAGTTCTTTTAATTAATTCACTAACACAGTTTCAACTTTTAGACGGTTGAACTATTGATCAACTAGGCAATTGATTTCTGTATAAGTCCAAAATCTAAGCAAGAACCCGCGTATCTTCTAGCAACTCGTTCGAAATTTGTATCGGAGGGGCTACCAAAGGAAAGCCTTCAGCTTCGCTGAGAGGTTTTTTAGTTTACGCCGGGCGCAAGCTTGCTTGCAGACCGGGGGAAATAAAAAACACTTTGGGATCAAGCGGAAAAGTTGGGGACAAAATAAATCCCTCTTTATTTTAACTTCTCAATTTTATAATTTTCTAAAAATTTAAAGAGATAATATAGTGATCCAAGCGCCACTGACCAGAACGGCATCCCCGTGAAGACTGACATTAAACGGCTGCTTGGTGGTGGCTTTACGCCCTAGCGTAAAGACCCTGCACAAGCATTACCCGCTTTTATGACAGGCGAGCGGGATATAGCCGGGCAAAAGTTCAGTGAACTTTTGAGCCAGACTGTGTGTTAGAAGGACCCTGTGAAGCGAAAGGCGCTCCGAAAATAATCTGGCCTTTCGACTTCAGAGGGAGGCGCCAAAAATACTATTCTAAACTTCTAACCGAACTGAGTTTTTAAATCCCCCAACCTTTCCGCTTGATCCACGCGCTTCATAAATCAGTCTAAACTTATAAGTTGACACTGATTTTTTAAAGATCATCGCCTTTTACGCGGGATGTCGTTTTTGAATATTATTGAATAATCAAAACAAGAAAAAAGCAAGTCAAAACGACTTGCTTTTAAAATTAGAAATAATTTAAATACTCAACTTTGATTAATCCTTCACCACCTTTTTGGTAAAGATAAGCTCCTTGTTTTGCACTATACGAAGCGTATAAATTCCTTTTTCAAATTTGCTAAGATCCAACA is a genomic window of Sphingobacteriaceae bacterium containing:
- a CDS encoding AraC family transcriptional regulator, with translation MKERKAPPVTINSISELHHIMGYDKPEHPLISVTKHTNEPSMILDGPISFIANFYIVMMKSEVNGKLKYGQNYYDFDEGILAMLAPGQVLSIDNGQQYSGKGWLLAFHPDFVRNYPLSKTIKNYGFFAYNINEALHLSKKEEKMMEGIMKHIQKEYNSSIDQFSHDVMISHLDLLLNYSNRFYNRQFLTRKSASSNQLVKLDDLLTDYFRSDKIQKLGLPPVHYISDKLNVSANYLSDMLRSLTGQSTQQHIHNKLIEVAKESLTTTQLSVSEIAYQLGFEHPQSFNKLFKSKTNLSPLEFRSSFN